Proteins found in one Methylophilaceae bacterium genomic segment:
- the ruvC gene encoding crossover junction endodeoxyribonuclease RuvC, translating into MTNLRILGIDPGLRLTGFGVIEKVGEKIQYVASGTIKTASGKKTDREELPARLKIILEGLFEVIDTYQPTQVAIEKVFVNVNPQSTLLLGQARGAAISAAVIRELEVAEYTALQVKQSVVGNGHAKKEQVQEMVKRLLSLPATPSEDSADALACAICHVHGGQGLGQLSTKGFRVKNGRLIG; encoded by the coding sequence GTGACCAATTTAAGAATTCTTGGGATTGATCCAGGCCTGCGTCTCACGGGTTTTGGGGTGATTGAGAAAGTTGGCGAAAAAATTCAATATGTCGCTAGCGGAACGATTAAAACAGCGAGTGGTAAAAAAACAGATAGAGAAGAGTTGCCTGCAAGATTAAAAATCATTTTAGAGGGCTTGTTTGAGGTGATTGATACCTATCAACCAACTCAGGTGGCGATTGAGAAAGTGTTTGTGAATGTGAATCCACAATCGACCCTTTTATTGGGTCAGGCGCGTGGTGCGGCAATCAGTGCCGCGGTCATTCGCGAGTTAGAAGTGGCTGAATATACGGCATTACAGGTCAAGCAATCTGTGGTTGGGAATGGCCATGCAAAAAAAGAGCAAGTGCAAGAGATGGTAAAGCGTTTATTATCCTTGCCTGCTACACCAAGTGAAGATTCTGCCGATGCACTAGCGTGCGCTATTTGCCATGTGCATGGTGGGCAAGGATTAGGGCAGTTATCAACAAAAGGTTTTCGGGTCAAGAATGGCCGATTAATTGGTTAG
- a CDS encoding YebC/PmpR family DNA-binding transcriptional regulator: MAGHSKWANIQHRKGRQDAKRGKIFTKLIKEITVAARLSGGDPDMNPRLRAAIIAAKDENMPSDNITRAIKKGTGELEGVNYEEIRYEGYGINGAAIIIDCMTDNKQRAVADVRHALTKNGGNLGTDGSVAFMFDHCGQLVFEPGADEDAIMEIALEAGADDIINNDDGSIEVITTPTSFMTVKEALQAAGHIAAMAEVTMKPQTEVILTGEEGAKMQKILDTLEDLDDVQEVYTSAVIEDD; this comes from the coding sequence ATGGCTGGTCATAGTAAATGGGCAAATATACAACACCGCAAAGGACGTCAAGATGCGAAGCGCGGTAAGATTTTTACCAAATTAATTAAGGAAATTACCGTTGCAGCTCGTTTGAGTGGCGGCGATCCTGATATGAATCCTCGCTTGCGGGCAGCGATTATTGCGGCTAAAGATGAGAATATGCCATCTGACAATATTACGCGTGCAATTAAAAAAGGCACTGGTGAGTTAGAAGGCGTTAATTATGAGGAAATCCGCTACGAAGGTTATGGTATTAATGGCGCTGCCATTATTATTGATTGTATGACGGATAACAAGCAACGTGCGGTAGCCGATGTGCGTCATGCGCTAACAAAAAATGGCGGCAATCTTGGCACTGATGGCTCTGTTGCTTTTATGTTTGATCATTGTGGACAACTGGTTTTTGAGCCTGGGGCCGATGAAGATGCCATTATGGAGATTGCCCTAGAGGCAGGTGCCGACGATATTATTAACAATGATGATGGCAGTATTGAAGTGATTACAACGCCGACAAGCTTTATGACAGTGAAAGAAGCATTGCAAGCCGCTGGGCACATTGCAGCAATGGCGGAAGTGACCATGAAGCCACAAACAGAAGTGATATTAACGGGTGAAGAAGGTGCAAAAATGCAGAAAATTCTTGATACGCTAGAAGATTTAGATGATGTACAAGAAGTCTATACATCTGCAGTGATTGAAGATGATTAA
- the ruvA gene encoding Holliday junction branch migration protein RuvA — translation MIARLDGKLLEKTPPLIVIDCAGVGYEVEVPMSTFYGLPEVGSPLMLLIHMVVREDAQLLYGFGTAQEKNTFRQLLKVNGIGAKSALAILSGVSIDDLVAAVSSQDIALLTRIPGVGKKTAERLLLELKDKFEATGLHAAVGQKTAAQDVLNALLALGYNEREAMAAVKLLDKDSSVSAGIKQALKALST, via the coding sequence ATGATTGCTCGCCTTGATGGCAAATTGTTAGAAAAAACACCCCCTTTGATTGTGATTGATTGCGCTGGTGTTGGCTATGAGGTTGAAGTGCCAATGAGTACCTTTTATGGTCTGCCGGAAGTGGGGTCGCCATTGATGTTGCTTATTCATATGGTGGTGAGAGAAGATGCCCAATTGCTTTATGGATTTGGCACTGCGCAAGAAAAAAACACGTTCAGACAGCTATTAAAAGTGAATGGCATTGGTGCGAAATCTGCTCTTGCTATTCTGAGTGGCGTTTCTATTGACGATTTGGTGGCAGCAGTTAGTAGCCAAGATATTGCGTTATTAACGCGCATTCCAGGTGTGGGCAAAAAAACAGCAGAACGTTTATTGTTGGAGCTCAAAGATAAATTTGAGGCGACTGGTTTACATGCCGCAGTAGGACAAAAGACAGCCGCGCAGGATGTATTAAATGCCTTGCTGGCATTAGGATATAACGAACGTGAGGCGATGGCTGCTGTTAAATTATTAGACAAAGATAGTTCAGTTTCAGCAGGTATCAAGCAAGCACTAAAAGCGTTGTCAACATAA
- a CDS encoding EAL domain-containing protein has product MKNLGIKSRVVLLGTLPAILFSIMLAGNAIATVFKTLDSAHHERGRMIAAQLAPAAENDLILEDTQRLQTLTQQLLSIQQALRAVIIADPNGNVLASSGLSIDEALLQQMATNRLETLSKAESVIFSSPIRMRDEKEDVLIGYVYVELSKAKLHALENELFQNMVLVGLLGLLFSALVAWFIGRHITKPIQDIAIAIDKIGNGDFSHVIVEDSSGELKILQAGFNAMSQRLKNAYAYMQERVDEVTAQLRYQTQHDDLTGLINRREFEARLSTCLLEVSRLERQHVCCYLDLDQFKLVNDTCGHIAGDTLLKQIGGLFQSQLSQSDTLARLDGDEFGLLLRDKSVKDANIIIAQLFKLVKDYRFIYQERTFNIGVSVGIVMIDASFATASDVMHAADAACVGAKNAGRNQSFLYNHGDSANLQRHHAVHAISGITDKINDDSFVLYCQPIVPLSLDEPDQQHYEVLIRQIGAKGEITLPKTFISSAEHYNLMPNVDRWVIKQTFSACRKLLDAHSSKVNYLLSINLSGKSLSDSHFLNYIQEQFAIYAIPPKAICFEITETAAIVNHMQTVQLIATLKKLGCKFALDDFGSGMSSFTYLKKFTVDYLKIDGSFVKEMHLNAIDYATVQSIHAVAQALGMKTVAEYVENDAILHQLRAIGVAYGQGNRLGKPVELKHLIESLSKVES; this is encoded by the coding sequence ATGAAAAATTTGGGGATTAAATCAAGAGTTGTTTTATTAGGGACTTTGCCGGCTATACTTTTCTCTATCATGTTGGCGGGTAATGCAATAGCAACGGTTTTTAAAACCTTAGACAGCGCCCATCATGAACGCGGACGTATGATTGCCGCACAGTTGGCACCAGCGGCAGAAAATGACCTGATTTTGGAAGATACACAACGCTTGCAAACATTGACGCAGCAGTTGCTTTCTATTCAGCAAGCGTTACGCGCGGTGATTATTGCAGACCCAAATGGCAATGTGCTGGCAAGTAGTGGACTATCGATTGATGAGGCTCTGCTTCAGCAAATGGCGACTAATCGTTTAGAAACATTGAGCAAAGCAGAGAGTGTGATTTTTTCATCACCGATTAGGATGCGAGATGAAAAAGAAGATGTCCTGATAGGTTATGTGTATGTTGAATTAAGTAAAGCCAAATTGCATGCGCTGGAAAACGAATTATTTCAAAATATGGTGTTGGTTGGACTACTTGGCTTACTCTTTAGTGCTTTGGTTGCTTGGTTTATTGGCCGACACATTACTAAACCAATCCAAGATATCGCTATTGCAATAGATAAGATTGGTAATGGCGATTTCTCGCATGTGATTGTTGAAGACTCCAGTGGCGAGTTGAAAATATTGCAAGCAGGCTTTAATGCCATGTCGCAGCGACTTAAAAACGCTTATGCTTATATGCAAGAAAGAGTTGATGAAGTGACAGCACAACTGCGATATCAAACGCAGCATGATGATTTAACTGGCTTGATTAATCGACGTGAGTTTGAAGCAAGGTTATCAACCTGTTTGCTGGAAGTAAGTCGACTAGAGAGGCAGCATGTTTGTTGCTATCTCGATTTAGATCAATTTAAACTGGTTAACGATACCTGTGGTCATATTGCAGGCGATACGTTGCTTAAACAAATTGGCGGATTATTTCAAAGTCAGCTGAGTCAAAGCGATACGTTAGCGCGGTTGGATGGTGATGAATTTGGCTTGTTGTTGAGAGATAAAAGCGTAAAAGACGCAAATATTATTATTGCTCAACTATTTAAGTTGGTTAAAGATTACCGCTTTATCTATCAAGAGCGCACTTTTAATATTGGTGTTAGTGTTGGTATTGTCATGATTGATGCCAGCTTTGCTACTGCAAGCGATGTGATGCATGCTGCAGATGCCGCATGTGTTGGCGCCAAAAACGCTGGGCGCAATCAAAGCTTTTTATACAACCATGGCGATAGCGCCAACTTGCAGCGCCATCATGCTGTACATGCCATATCTGGTATTACCGATAAGATTAATGACGATAGCTTTGTGCTGTATTGTCAGCCCATTGTGCCGCTTTCTTTAGATGAGCCAGATCAACAACATTATGAAGTCTTGATTCGACAAATTGGTGCGAAAGGTGAAATTACTTTGCCCAAGACGTTTATATCATCTGCAGAGCACTATAACCTGATGCCAAATGTCGATCGATGGGTGATTAAGCAAACCTTCTCTGCTTGCAGAAAATTGCTTGATGCGCACTCGAGTAAAGTGAACTACCTACTTTCAATTAATTTGTCTGGTAAATCGTTAAGCGATAGTCATTTTTTGAACTATATTCAAGAGCAATTTGCTATTTATGCTATTCCGCCTAAAGCCATTTGCTTTGAAATTACAGAAACTGCAGCGATTGTGAATCATATGCAAACAGTGCAGTTAATCGCAACATTGAAAAAATTAGGTTGCAAATTTGCTTTAGACGATTTTGGTAGTGGTATGTCTTCTTTTACCTATTTGAAAAAATTTACCGTCGACTATTTAAAAATTGATGGTTCTTTTGTAAAAGAGATGCACCTTAATGCGATTGATTATGCAACGGTGCAGTCTATCCATGCAGTAGCGCAAGCATTAGGCATGAAGACCGTTGCTGAATATGTGGAAAATGACGCTATTTTGCATCAGTTGAGAGCAATTGGCGTGGCTTATGGACAAGGCAACCGTTTAGGCAAGCCTGTTGAGTTGAAACATTTGATAGAAAGTCTTTCTAAGGTAGAATCGTAA
- a CDS encoding CBS domain-containing protein, which yields MKTLKQILKEKQHQDVISIAPDKTVFEALGLMADKGIGALAVMENNTLVGIFSERDYAREVALKNKASKTTTVSAVMTSKLIYGQASDFVASAMNTMTNKRVRHLPVMEDDEMIGMLSIGDLVKATIEYQEELIQQLESYIRS from the coding sequence ATGAAAACATTAAAACAAATACTCAAAGAAAAACAACATCAAGACGTTATCAGTATTGCACCAGACAAAACTGTGTTTGAGGCCTTAGGTCTTATGGCAGACAAGGGTATCGGCGCACTGGCTGTCATGGAAAACAATACACTTGTTGGTATTTTTTCAGAACGCGATTATGCGCGTGAAGTGGCATTAAAAAACAAAGCATCCAAAACAACAACAGTGAGCGCGGTGATGACGAGCAAACTGATTTATGGTCAGGCCAGTGATTTTGTTGCTAGCGCAATGAACACCATGACCAACAAGCGGGTGCGCCATTTACCTGTGATGGAAGACGATGAAATGATAGGCATGCTATCGATTGGTGATTTGGTAAAAGCCACGATCGAATATCAAGAAGAGCTGATCCAACAATTGGAAAGTTATATCCGCAGTTAA
- a CDS encoding secondary thiamine-phosphate synthase enzyme YjbQ, producing the protein MKSYKKELWFNIPARMDFQNITGQVGECLRESGIQEGLCLVNAMHISASVFINDDERGLHHDYKVWLEALVPHEPLGHYRHNDTGEDNADAHIKRQVMGREVVVAVTEGELDFGPWEQIFYGEFDGRRNKRVLVKIIGE; encoded by the coding sequence ATGAAAAGTTATAAAAAAGAGCTGTGGTTTAACATTCCAGCGCGTATGGATTTTCAGAATATTACTGGTCAAGTCGGAGAGTGTTTGCGTGAGAGCGGGATTCAAGAAGGCTTGTGCCTTGTGAATGCCATGCATATTTCAGCCAGTGTTTTTATTAATGACGACGAGCGCGGTTTACATCATGATTATAAAGTATGGTTAGAGGCGCTAGTCCCGCATGAGCCACTAGGACATTATCGCCATAATGATACGGGCGAAGATAATGCAGATGCACATATCAAACGCCAAGTGATGGGGCGCGAAGTGGTGGTGGCGGTGACGGAAGGCGAGTTGGATTTTGGTCCTTGGGAGCAGATTTTTTATGGTGAGTTTGATGGACGACGCAACAAGCGTGTGCTGGTAAAAATTATTGGTGAATAA
- a CDS encoding EamA family transporter: MMNNTQVIKAFLALLILALLWGYNWVVMKTALQFSGVFQFIALRTAIGAACLFMLIAIMRKPLKIQCWPTLLLLGLLQTSGFTGLLMWALVEGGAGKTAVLTYTMPFWVMLLAWPLLGEKLQGIQWLAAILAAMGIVFILDPLHLGADQFSMLLAVLSGVCWALAVIVAKKLHQKAPELDLLTLTAWQMLFGSVPILIAACLMPAPAIHWTPYFIGAVIYNAVFCNALAWLLWLYALQRLQAGVASMTSMLAPVVGVMAAWIQLNEVPNKAELWGMLLIGMALILISYFSINQQRPIDPTMAQD; the protein is encoded by the coding sequence ATGATGAATAATACACAAGTCATTAAAGCATTTTTAGCATTACTGATACTCGCATTATTGTGGGGGTATAACTGGGTGGTGATGAAAACTGCTTTGCAGTTTTCTGGCGTGTTTCAATTTATTGCGCTACGAACAGCCATTGGTGCCGCCTGCTTATTCATGTTGATTGCCATCATGCGCAAGCCCTTAAAGATTCAATGTTGGCCTACACTGCTGTTACTTGGTTTATTGCAAACCAGTGGGTTTACAGGCTTGCTCATGTGGGCGCTTGTAGAAGGCGGCGCAGGCAAAACGGCAGTATTAACGTATACCATGCCTTTTTGGGTCATGCTATTGGCTTGGCCGCTGTTAGGAGAAAAGTTGCAAGGCATACAATGGCTAGCAGCCATTTTGGCGGCAATGGGTATTGTGTTTATCCTCGACCCACTTCATTTGGGTGCCGATCAGTTCAGTATGTTGCTTGCTGTTCTGTCAGGTGTTTGCTGGGCATTGGCCGTTATTGTTGCCAAAAAACTGCATCAAAAAGCACCCGAACTTGATTTATTGACACTCACAGCTTGGCAAATGCTATTTGGTAGTGTGCCAATTTTAATTGCTGCGTGTTTAATGCCGGCGCCTGCTATTCACTGGACGCCCTATTTTATTGGTGCAGTTATCTATAACGCTGTTTTTTGTAATGCGCTGGCTTGGCTGTTGTGGCTGTATGCGCTCCAACGTTTGCAAGCTGGTGTAGCTAGTATGACCAGTATGTTGGCGCCTGTTGTTGGCGTGATGGCGGCATGGATACAATTGAATGAAGTACCAAATAAGGCTGAATTATGGGGAATGTTGCTGATTGGGATGGCATTAATCTTAATTTCATATTTTAGTATTAATCAACAACGACCTATTGACCCCACAATGGCGCAAGATTAG
- the pqqA gene encoding pyrroloquinoline quinone precursor peptide PqqA, with protein MWTTPAATEMRFGFEVTMYVMNK; from the coding sequence ATGTGGACAACACCAGCAGCTACTGAAATGCGTTTTGGCTTTGAAGTAACAATGTACGTAATGAATAAATAA